From Aristaeella lactis, the proteins below share one genomic window:
- a CDS encoding DUF368 domain-containing protein, with amino-acid sequence MLQWFLDILRGAVIGVSNIIPGVSGGTMAVSMGIYDRVIYAVNNLFKQFKKNFRDLLPIIIGVLIGLFAFAALIGNLLGTKSSEIPMTRLPTNFAFIGLILGGLPAIYKRVNMKSARIPGVILFLIFLALVVVLPLLNPPEARTVDHSIGTILLMIPLGAIASSTMVVPGISGSMILMLLGYYNPVINAMNDLRGGDWSSLAILAPYAIGLLVGIVFIAKLMNFLLKKHAALTFSAIFGLVIGSPVALLMQNRECFQIATTGNWIISIVCLVIGFAVAWFMSTLDKKQSEPA; translated from the coding sequence ATGCTGCAGTGGTTTCTTGACATTCTGCGCGGAGCCGTAATCGGCGTTTCCAATATCATCCCCGGCGTATCGGGCGGGACCATGGCGGTGTCCATGGGTATTTATGACCGTGTGATCTATGCGGTGAATAATCTTTTCAAGCAGTTCAAAAAGAACTTCCGGGATCTTCTGCCGATTATTATCGGCGTGCTGATCGGCCTGTTTGCTTTTGCTGCGCTGATCGGCAACCTGCTGGGAACAAAGTCCAGTGAGATTCCGATGACACGCCTTCCCACCAATTTCGCGTTCATCGGACTGATCCTCGGCGGCCTTCCCGCCATTTACAAGCGGGTCAATATGAAGAGCGCCAGGATTCCCGGCGTTATCCTGTTCCTGATCTTCCTTGCGCTGGTGGTGGTTCTGCCCCTGCTGAATCCTCCGGAAGCCAGGACGGTGGATCATTCCATCGGCACCATTCTGCTGATGATCCCGCTGGGAGCGATCGCCTCTTCCACGATGGTCGTTCCGGGCATTTCAGGTTCCATGATCCTGATGCTCCTGGGTTACTACAACCCCGTCATCAACGCCATGAATGATCTGCGGGGAGGGGACTGGTCCAGCCTGGCGATCCTGGCTCCTTATGCGATCGGCCTTCTTGTGGGCATCGTGTTCATTGCGAAGCTCATGAATTTCCTGCTCAAAAAGCATGCCGCACTGACCTTCAGCGCTATCTTCGGACTGGTGATCGGATCGCCTGTGGCCCTGCTTATGCAGAACCGTGAATGCTTCCAGATCGCAACTACCGGAAACTGGATTATCAGCATTGTGTGCCTGGTCATCGGGTTTGCGGTTGCGTGGTTCATGTCCACGCTTGATAAAAAGCAGTCAGAACCTGCCTGA